ATTCGGCTTCTTCCTGACGGAACTCAGCGTGGCGGCGGCTGACCGTCACGTCGTCGAGGAAGATGTCACTATCCGGGTGGCGACCCGCCGACGTGGTCGGCTGATCCAGCAAGAAACGCGATCCCGCGTTGGGTCCTCGTTTGACGACGAGCAGAGCGGCGCCGGCCGGTAGACCTTCGACACCTGACACCGGCTGCTCGGCGGCCGGTGCTGCTGAGGAGTTATCGAGCTCGTTGAGGAAATCCGCACGGAATACCGATGTGGTCTCCGCCGGCGTCTCCCCGTAGCCCGCGTCGTTACCGTTCTCGCTCACTGTTTCTCCTCCTCGATCAATCGTCCAGATCAGAAATCACTGGACTACGCAGTGCACTTTTATCTCGAGCATCTTTCACAGTCACTTACAGATACGACCTGCACCCCGACTTGGCACATGCGTACCCCACGACCGTACCCTGCGCACACCCTTGTGTGCAGCGAGACTGGCCGCGACTGGGCAGGTCGGCGCTCAAGCCCTAGCTGGACGTCAGGGCGGTGTATCCCGCAGCGTCCAAAGTCTCCGAAATCGCACTGTCCAAAGTGGCTTCGTCGGCAACCTCGAGATCGACGAGCCAACCGTTGTTGTACGGATCGGTGTTCACGAGTTCGGGAGCGCCATCCAATTCGCCGTTGGCCGCAATAACTTTCGCGGTGAACGGTGCAAAGATGTCTGACACGCTCTTGGTCGATTCGACCTCACCGAGCGACTCGCCTGCGGTGACGTCTTCTCCCGCGGCGGGGAGCTGAACGAACACCACATCTCCGAGCTGTGACTGAGCGAAGTCGGTAATGCCGACTCGAACAGATGTCGGGCCGGTTCGCTTCACCCACTCGTGTTCCGCGGTGTAACGCAGATCGGTAGGTGTATCGAGCTCACTCACAGTGGCTTCCTTTCACATGCCGCCCGAAAGTTCCGGACGCAAAAATTCAATTTCCGGGTTGAGCGTATTGGCGCGGATTCAATTGTCGCAAGGCGGAGATCGTGACCTGCTGTGATTGCTCGACGGTAGAACTTCCTCCGCCCCGTGAAACGTTGTCGAACACTCCGCCCGGAATGTTCAATGCCGCTGCCAAAGTCGGCGGATCGCCGATCGCGCTCACAGTGTACGGCGCTGCGATCTTCGTTCCGTCCACTTCGATGTCGCCACTGCGGCCGCCGACCCACGAATTCACGCCGATCCGGATCGGTTCGCCTGTGGCTCCGGCAATCTGAATCGCTTCGGCTCCGGCGGCACGTAATTCCTGGATCAGATCGAGAACGACCTCGGGCCCGACGCCGCCGGTCGGATCGGTCAACGTCATGGTGACGCCAGGGCCAGTCGCCGGCGCCGTCCCCACCTGGATGGAGAGGGCATTCAATCTGGCCTGCGCTTCACTGAGCGCCGCGTCGGTGCTTCCGCTGCGGCGCAATTTCGCCAAGGAATCCTCGAGCTCCGAGACTTCCTGCCGCAGCGCCGCTTCGCGTCGGTTCAGGTTGTCGAGAACGACAAGCAGATCGGCGGGACGAGCAGAATCGAGCGAGTCCCCCGCAACGGTACTGCGCACCTGAGTTGCGATCGCCACGCCAAGAACACCGAGCAGGACCGTCGCAAGAATCGCGAACACCACGTTGGTGCGATGCTTGTCCGCGGGCCGCAACTCGTGACGGCCCTCGTCGTGTTTCCTGGACGCTGCTTCAGCCATGCCTCACGCTCCGAACAGCCGGCGGCGCAGTGCCGCAGCGTTGCCGAAGATTCGAATCCCCAGCACCACCACGATGGCCGTCGAGAGTTGGGTGCCAACTCCGAGCTGATCACCGAGCCAGACGATCAGCGCGGCAACAAGAACGTTGAAGACGAAGGAGACGACAAATACCTTGGCGTCGAAGATCTCGTCCAGGTACGCCCGCAGGCCACCGAACACTGCGTCGAGGGCAGCGACAACGGCGATCGGGAGGTACGGCGCGAACGCGTCGGGCACCTGTGGGCTGAAGACAACACCCAGCACGATCCCGACCACCAATGCGGCGAGTCCGTACAGCGCGGAACCGGCCTTCATCGAACTCGCTCCATCTATTTCGGTCCTATCGGTTCGGTCGCAACGCGCACCGGACGCGTCGCGGCAGGCGGAAGGTTCATCGAATTATCCTCGGCCACAGCAAAACCGACGCCGTACAACTGCGCGATGCTGGACATCCGCAAGTAGGCATCGCTGACGACGAATTCTCGCTGCATTGCGCGACTGTCACCGATTGCCTCGACAACGTACGGCGAGAAGACGGGCTGATTGTCGACCAGCATCGCACCACCGGCCTGACGGATCGTTACCGTCGGGCCGATGCGGACGCCGCCAACGGCAACAGCCTCGGCGCCGCCTGCCCACAGTGCGTTGACCACACTCTGAATGTCCCGGTCGAGAACGACGCTTTTTCCACCGACGCTGCGTTGAGATGCGTCGGAAAGATTGGGGCGTCCGGCCGGGTCGGTGAGGGTGACGGTGATGCCTTCTCCGTGCACGGCTTCGGCGCCCGCTTCACTTTCGATGCGGCGCAGTTGCCCGAGAATCTCGTTGCCTTCGGTGTCGCCGGCCAAAGCAGTAGCGCGGGCGGCGTCGACTGCCGCGGCGAGGGAGCGGCGGGTCGCGTCCAGGTCGTCGATCTGATCTTCCGTCGCCCTCACCTTCGCAACAAGATCGGCGCGGAGGTCTTCGGTGCCTGACACCTGCCCGGCTGCCGCGACCGCTGAGACGGTCAGGACAAACCCGAGAAGGAGCCCGCCCAGAGCCAGCCATGGGCCGGTGCGCGGCGCCGTGTTCTTGCTGTGATCGTGTTCTCGCTCGAGTGCTGCCGCCTCGTATCCTGGATCGAGGTGTTCGGTCATCAGCGACCGGAGCAGTGACGGCACCGGGTTGCGGCGCACGTCCTCCCCCGTCCTTTTCATCGAGGTACAACCTCGTAGGTCCGCGCGATCCGAGCCGCTTTGAGGACGTAGATCACGGCAGTCCACACGTACAGGACTGTTCCCCAGATCAGGAAGGCAAAACCGAACGCGTGGGTGAATCCTGCGATCGCCCAATCTCCGTAACCCGCCAATACCAGCGGCAACGCAAACATGAGCAGGAATGTAGCGGCTTTACCGAGATAGATGACTTCGGGCGGCGGGAGGCCGCGCCTGCGGTAGATCGGAAGAGTGAGTGCGAGGATCAGATCCCGGCCGATCAGGATCGCCGCGACCCACCAGGGAATGAAGTCGCGAGCCACGAACGTCACGAGCGTCGTCACGACGTACAAGCGATCGACCAGCGGATCGAGCAGAGCCCCCAACTTCGAACTCTGATCAAGGATCCGTGCCAACTTGCCGTCGAGCCAGTCCGTGAATCCGGTGAGCATCAGCAGTGCCAGCGCCCACCCGTCCGCATGCGTCACCAGCAGCAGGTACGCAAACACCGGGAGCAGCAGCAGACGCGCCATGCTGAGAATGTTGGGAACTGTCAGAACTCGATCCGTCACGACAAGTTCCTGTTCACCTGATGTCACTGCACACACCTCGTATTGTTCCGCACTCCGCATCGAACTGGCCGCGGTCGCGATGCCGTGGTGCCAGCTTTCCACAGCACTTGCGACATTTTGCTCATGGTCACCCCTCGCGCGAGCCCAAGGCTGCTCGCGCGAAGTGTGGGTGGCGCTACCGCCAGGCGAAAACGGGTTGTTCGAGGTTGTCGATCCGGGTGTGCCGTCCACGCAGGACTTCCCGCAACTGGTAGACGACCGCCCCTGTCGGAGCATGCACGAGGCTGGTGCGAAACGGCCACTGCACCACCGGATTCGGCGACTCCTCGATCGACACGAAACGCGGGTCGACGTCGAGTTCGGCGGACGTGACCGCATACAACGACGCAACTTCGTCCGGGTTGGGGACCAATTTGTCGATATCGGCGCCCGACCACACCACAAACGGGCGGATCACGAAGCCAGAGCGTGTGACGTAATCGTCGAGGCGGCCGATGATGTCGGACGTCGCTGCGGTCAGCCCCAGTTCTTCGGAGAGCTCCCGCACCGCACCTTCCTCCGGCGTCTCACCGGCGTCGACGCTCCCGCCGGGCAGAGCGAATTGGCCGGGGTGTGCGCGCATCTTGCTCGGCCGCTTCGTCAGCGGGAACACCGACGTGCCGTCGGCATCTCGCATCAGGGCAAAGACCACCGAAGCCAGCCTGCGTCCGCCCAAGTCAACGGATCGTGGTTCGAAGGTCGAAAAAGCTGATTCGACATGGGCCCGATCCAGTAAATCCACGTTCACCATTGCTCGACAGTAGCGCGGTCCCCTCGAGATTCAGACACAGGCCAGTTTCCGTTTGAGCGTTTTGCGAGATTACCGGCGGAAAACCCTGTCATGCTGACGTAGTGAAAGCATGGTTCGAGCACACAGTCGTCGATACCGGACGGCTGCCGTTGTTCTTCCTGCTGGTCGCGTTTCTGCTTACCTTCTTGTTCATCAGATTCAGTGTGCGCATGATTCGCGCGGAAGTGTCGTGGTGGCCGGGCAATGTCACCCCCGGTGGTATGCATATCCATCACATGGTGTTCGGGCTGATGATGATGCTCGTCTCCGGGTTTGCCTTCATCGCGTTGGCGGATTTCCACACTCCCGTCGCCAATTGTGTACTCGCGTCTGTGTTCGGAATCGGTAGCGCGCTGGTACTCGACGAATACGCTTTGGTCCTGCATTTGCGTGATGTCTATTGGGCCGAGGAGGGTCGGTCGTCGATAGATGCGGTATTCGTGGCGATCGCCATTTCCTTTCTTTTCTTGTTCGGCGTCCATCCGATCGGGTTTGCCGGCGAGTTCGATCCGTACGAACAAGATCGCAGTATCGCGACTCTCATCGCGATAATCGTCGCGCTGATACTTCAATTGGCGCTCGCGATGATCACACTTCTCAAAGGCAAGTTATGGACCGGTCTGATCGGACTGTTCTTCCCGCCGCTCCTGATCGTCGGCGCAATCCGTCTGAGCCGACCTGGTGCGCCGTGGGCCAGGTCCCGGTACCGCTACAAGCCGGTGAAGCTCTCTCGCGCGGTCGCTCGCGAGCAACGTGTCAGAGAACCACTGATCAAAGCCAAGATTCGATTCCAGGAAAGCGTCTCGGGAAGTTTCGGGGTACCGGAAGCCATCCCCCGGCCGGCAGCTGAACCGGCCACAGCGTCGACGCCCGAGCCGTCGCCCACGACTCCGAAGTGGCGGATATCCGACGCACTGCGATGGCGTCGTACCCGCAGACGACTTCGCACCGTCCCTGTGTGGCGGCTACCCGTTCTGCTGGTCGTCGCTGCGTTCTTCTTGGCCGACACGCTTATCGACGTCGACAGTTCCGTATTCGACGGCTTCGGTTCCGATTCGCTGGAATACGCCGTGGATCCGGGGGCTACGGCAACTTTGCTGAGTGTTATCGCCGGCGGAATGATCACCCTCACCGGCCTTGTGTTCACCGCGATCACACTTGCCATGCAATTCGGTGCTTCGCAGATATCGGTACGGGTGGTTCCCATGCTGGCTCAGCAGCGAGTTATGCGATGGTCCATCGGGATGTTTCTCGCGACATTTGTGTACTCGATCATCGTTGCCCTGGATCTTGCTCTCAATACCCAGCATTCAGCTCCCCAGATATCCACGTACACGGCGTTGTTCCTCGCGATCATCAGCGCAATTCTGTTCATCGCCCTGGTGTCCCGGGTCGGCTCGATTCTCAATTCGAGTCGACTTCTTCGGTGGATCGCGGCCGAGGGACGAAGCGCAATCGTTCGCTCGTACCCGCACTACGACGAATCGGCTCAGGACGCACCCTCCGTCGCCGCAGCACCTGTCACTGATCGCGCACCGGCCGTCGACGATTCAGCGGACCTCCTGGTTGTTCGACTGCGACACCTCTCCCCCAACGGGCGCATACTTCTGGCGATCAACCTGCCGCGGTTGGAGCGATTGGCGTCCAAGTGGGGCGTCAGCGTCGAAGTGGTGCCAGGCATCGGAGAATTTGTAGCCCAGAACGCGCCGCTGTTCGAAGTGCGTGGCACGTCGATGGCGATTCGCCCGGATTCTCTGATGTCGTGCCTGATCTTCGGTGACACTCACGGTCCCGTCGTCGGTCCTGCGGCGGCAATTCAATCCATCGTCGATATAGCGCTCAAAGCACTGTCGCCGGCCATCAACGATCCGGGCCGCGCGGTCCAGGCTCTCGACCACATCGAAGATCTGCTCGTTCTGCTGGCACCGCGAGTACATGCCGACTCCGCGACGTCCACGCTGACCCGGATCCGCGGGCAGGAAAGAACCTGGACTGACTACGTGTCCATCGCCACCGACGAAATTCGGCACTTCAGTACCAATTCTGCTCAGGTGCAGCGCCGACTGCGCGCCGTGCTCACCACCTTGCTGACAGCGTGCCCGGCGGATCAACATGCCCCACTCCTCGAACGCCTCGACGCCATGAACACTCAACTGACCCGCGAATGGACCGGCGAACTGGACATCCGCCTGGCCGGTGTCGCCGATCCCCAGGGCCTCGGATCTGAAGCGGGGGCTAGCGGACGCGTCCATCCGCTGATCGTCGGACGACCGGCGGCGAAGTAGTTCAGAGTGCGGAGTTGAACGCCTGGACCCGTAGATCCCGCGCCAGGTTGTCGCGCTTCTCGAGCACCAACCGCCGCAACGACGCCGGCGCGTCGGCATTGGCGTCGAGCCACTGATCGACCGCAGTCGTGTCGTCGGACGCAGGGAACAGCCCGTTCACCAGGCGCCGCGCAATCTCGATGCTGC
The nucleotide sequence above comes from Rhodococcus sp. KBS0724. Encoded proteins:
- a CDS encoding small basic family protein, whose protein sequence is MKAGSALYGLAALVVGIVLGVVFSPQVPDAFAPYLPIAVVAALDAVFGGLRAYLDEIFDAKVFVVSFVFNVLVAALIVWLGDQLGVGTQLSTAIVVVLGIRIFGNAAALRRRLFGA
- a CDS encoding CoA pyrophosphatase, yielding MVNVDLLDRAHVESAFSTFEPRSVDLGGRRLASVVFALMRDADGTSVFPLTKRPSKMRAHPGQFALPGGSVDAGETPEEGAVRELSEELGLTAATSDIIGRLDDYVTRSGFVIRPFVVWSGADIDKLVPNPDEVASLYAVTSAELDVDPRFVSIEESPNPVVQWPFRTSLVHAPTGAVVYQLREVLRGRHTRIDNLEQPVFAWR
- a CDS encoding DUF881 domain-containing protein; the protein is MAEAASRKHDEGRHELRPADKHRTNVVFAILATVLLGVLGVAIATQVRSTVAGDSLDSARPADLLVVLDNLNRREAALRQEVSELEDSLAKLRRSGSTDAALSEAQARLNALSIQVGTAPATGPGVTMTLTDPTGGVGPEVVLDLIQELRAAGAEAIQIAGATGEPIRIGVNSWVGGRSGDIEVDGTKIAAPYTVSAIGDPPTLAAALNIPGGVFDNVSRGGGSSTVEQSQQVTISALRQLNPRQYAQPGN
- a CDS encoding DUF2254 domain-containing protein, with protein sequence MKAWFEHTVVDTGRLPLFFLLVAFLLTFLFIRFSVRMIRAEVSWWPGNVTPGGMHIHHMVFGLMMMLVSGFAFIALADFHTPVANCVLASVFGIGSALVLDEYALVLHLRDVYWAEEGRSSIDAVFVAIAISFLFLFGVHPIGFAGEFDPYEQDRSIATLIAIIVALILQLALAMITLLKGKLWTGLIGLFFPPLLIVGAIRLSRPGAPWARSRYRYKPVKLSRAVAREQRVREPLIKAKIRFQESVSGSFGVPEAIPRPAAEPATASTPEPSPTTPKWRISDALRWRRTRRRLRTVPVWRLPVLLVVAAFFLADTLIDVDSSVFDGFGSDSLEYAVDPGATATLLSVIAGGMITLTGLVFTAITLAMQFGASQISVRVVPMLAQQRVMRWSIGMFLATFVYSIIVALDLALNTQHSAPQISTYTALFLAIISAILFIALVSRVGSILNSSRLLRWIAAEGRSAIVRSYPHYDESAQDAPSVAAAPVTDRAPAVDDSADLLVVRLRHLSPNGRILLAINLPRLERLASKWGVSVEVVPGIGEFVAQNAPLFEVRGTSMAIRPDSLMSCLIFGDTHGPVVGPAAAIQSIVDIALKALSPAINDPGRAVQALDHIEDLLVLLAPRVHADSATSTLTRIRGQERTWTDYVSIATDEIRHFSTNSAQVQRRLRAVLTTLLTACPADQHAPLLERLDAMNTQLTREWTGELDIRLAGVADPQGLGSEAGASGRVHPLIVGRPAAK
- a CDS encoding CDP-alcohol phosphatidyltransferase family protein yields the protein MARLLLLPVFAYLLLVTHADGWALALLMLTGFTDWLDGKLARILDQSSKLGALLDPLVDRLYVVTTLVTFVARDFIPWWVAAILIGRDLILALTLPIYRRRGLPPPEVIYLGKAATFLLMFALPLVLAGYGDWAIAGFTHAFGFAFLIWGTVLYVWTAVIYVLKAARIARTYEVVPR
- the garA gene encoding glycogen accumulation regulator GarA, with product MSENGNDAGYGETPAETTSVFRADFLNELDNSSAAPAAEQPVSGVEGLPAGAALLVVKRGPNAGSRFLLDQPTTSAGRHPDSDIFLDDVTVSRRHAEFRQEEAEFHVVDVGSLNGTYVNREPVDSAVLANGDEVQIGKFRLVFLTGPRSGGSQVGEASAGAGS
- a CDS encoding DUF881 domain-containing protein encodes the protein MKRTGEDVRRNPVPSLLRSLMTEHLDPGYEAAALEREHDHSKNTAPRTGPWLALGGLLLGFVLTVSAVAAAGQVSGTEDLRADLVAKVRATEDQIDDLDATRRSLAAAVDAARATALAGDTEGNEILGQLRRIESEAGAEAVHGEGITVTLTDPAGRPNLSDASQRSVGGKSVVLDRDIQSVVNALWAGGAEAVAVGGVRIGPTVTIRQAGGAMLVDNQPVFSPYVVEAIGDSRAMQREFVVSDAYLRMSSIAQLYGVGFAVAEDNSMNLPPAATRPVRVATEPIGPK
- the gcvH gene encoding glycine cleavage system protein GcvH; the encoded protein is MSELDTPTDLRYTAEHEWVKRTGPTSVRVGITDFAQSQLGDVVFVQLPAAGEDVTAGESLGEVESTKSVSDIFAPFTAKVIAANGELDGAPELVNTDPYNNGWLVDLEVADEATLDSAISETLDAAGYTALTSS